The Cystobacter fuscus DSM 2262 genome includes a region encoding these proteins:
- a CDS encoding MarR family winged helix-turn-helix transcriptional regulator, which produces MVKLTEGGEAFTELVLEVFRLNGLALAAGDRLTEPMGLSSARWQVLGVVEHAPAPVANVARIMGLSRQGVQQTADALERDGFIEYLENPHHRRAKLISMTTKGHEALRRVEGLHALWANQLGAGMNPRQLRAVVNGLKQARQLLETDASASDEA; this is translated from the coding sequence ATGGTAAAGCTGACCGAGGGGGGAGAGGCGTTCACGGAGCTGGTGCTCGAGGTCTTCCGACTCAATGGCCTCGCGCTCGCGGCGGGGGATCGCTTGACCGAGCCCATGGGGCTCAGCAGCGCCCGGTGGCAGGTGCTGGGGGTGGTGGAGCACGCTCCGGCGCCCGTCGCCAATGTCGCTCGAATCATGGGGCTGAGCCGCCAGGGCGTGCAGCAGACCGCCGATGCCCTCGAGAGAGATGGCTTCATCGAGTACCTCGAGAATCCCCACCACCGCCGCGCGAAGCTCATCTCGATGACGACCAAGGGTCATGAGGCACTGCGGCGCGTCGAGGGACTCCATGCGCTCTGGGCGAACCAGCTCGGCGCCGGGATGAACCCGCGGCAGCTCCGCGCTGTCGTGAACGGCTTGAAGCAAGCGCGGCAGCTCCTCGAGACGGACGCATCCGCCTCGGACGAGGCATGA
- a CDS encoding protein kinase domain-containing protein produces the protein MRHGRPEDVVLLDFGLARHANPTLVGVTSHNAVVGTPGYMAPEQASSAPHLTPSADIFSLGCVLYECLTRRPPFAAPHFTAVLAKILMAEPPRLHTLCPRLPPGLQVLVDRMLHKDRMPTRRR, from the coding sequence CTGCGCCATGGCCGCCCCGAGGACGTGGTGCTGCTGGACTTTGGATTGGCCCGTCATGCCAATCCCACCCTGGTGGGGGTGACGAGCCACAACGCCGTGGTGGGGACTCCCGGCTACATGGCGCCGGAGCAAGCCTCCAGCGCGCCCCACCTCACCCCCAGCGCCGACATCTTCTCGCTGGGGTGCGTGCTCTACGAGTGCCTCACCCGCCGACCCCCCTTCGCCGCGCCCCACTTCACCGCCGTGCTGGCCAAGATTCTCATGGCCGAGCCCCCGCGCCTCCACACCCTGTGCCCCAGGCTGCCTCCCGGCCTGCAGGTGCTCGTGGACCGCATGCTTCACAAGGACAGAATGCCGACGCGCAGGAGGTGA
- a CDS encoding LysR family transcriptional regulator encodes MEQTRTRNIRSLQWDDLKIFLAISREGSLIAAARVMGLTQPTMGRRLQSLEKLVGCKLLRRTSIGYILTEEGMAVLSHAERMEEEALAFERQLAAHDGEVNGTLRVSALDWLASHVLAPVIARLQQRHSRMVVELSTEPRLLSLDRRETDLVFCFNRFEEAYVVQRRLTLAHYGVYASRAYLEQRGEPHPSTGGAGHGLITMDAALSHQADVVWLTERLPKARIMGCSSSRHVQARMCAEGGGLAVLPLQVAESTPGLEQVDLGEPPPDRDIWLGYHRDFQHHPRLRVLLDAVEAALSFELPKSMNRAFPTRAS; translated from the coding sequence ATGGAACAAACTCGCACGAGGAACATACGGAGCCTTCAGTGGGATGATCTCAAGATATTTCTCGCCATCTCGCGAGAGGGCTCCCTGATCGCGGCGGCGCGGGTCATGGGGCTGACGCAACCCACGATGGGCCGCCGCCTCCAGTCGCTGGAGAAGCTCGTGGGCTGCAAGTTGTTGAGGCGGACCTCCATCGGTTACATCCTGACGGAGGAGGGCATGGCGGTGTTGTCCCATGCCGAGCGCATGGAAGAGGAGGCCCTGGCCTTCGAGCGCCAGCTCGCCGCGCATGACGGTGAAGTCAATGGGACGCTGCGCGTCTCCGCCTTGGATTGGCTCGCCAGCCATGTCCTGGCGCCCGTCATCGCCCGGCTCCAGCAGCGGCATTCACGCATGGTGGTGGAACTCAGTACGGAGCCCCGTCTATTGAGTCTCGACCGGCGGGAAACCGACCTTGTCTTCTGTTTCAACCGTTTCGAGGAAGCCTATGTGGTGCAGAGGCGGCTCACACTCGCTCACTACGGGGTCTATGCCTCGCGCGCCTACCTGGAGCAGCGAGGGGAGCCGCATCCGTCCACGGGTGGCGCGGGCCATGGTTTGATTACCATGGACGCAGCGCTCAGCCACCAGGCGGACGTCGTCTGGCTCACGGAGCGGCTGCCCAAGGCACGTATCATGGGGTGTAGTAGCAGCCGCCACGTGCAGGCGCGGATGTGCGCCGAGGGAGGAGGACTCGCGGTGCTGCCCCTTCAGGTGGCGGAGTCCACTCCCGGCCTGGAGCAGGTGGATCTCGGCGAGCCACCTCCCGACCGGGATATCTGGCTGGGCTACCATCGGGACTTTCAACACCATCCCCGGCTGCGGGTGCTGCTCGACGCCGTCGAAGCCGCCCTCTCGTTCGAGCTTCCCAAGAGCATGAATAGGGCTTTTCCGACCCGGGCGTCGTGA
- a CDS encoding AAA family ATPase gives MNEIQKFTLSEALRTALSPYGGRVELLVDGSTGVYLLHGEQLGTDESRPLLGKPTPCVGRAQELALLDFTFTSSIEEPGARALLVTAPPGTGKSRLRHEFLRRIERKAPETLVLLGRGDPMSVGATTNLMGQALRRLCGTSEASNLEVRRQRLYQRVSRHVHPSEAQENADFLGELCAIPFPEKQSPRLRAARQDPRLVTMYLAQAEAYLAQDDVGAGESALRQAIRCVYTRASDIPDPTARERFLHQVPENARALELARQRWGDSEPG, from the coding sequence GTGAACGAGATCCAGAAGTTCACCCTGAGCGAAGCGCTGCGCACCGCCCTTTCCCCGTATGGGGGACGGGTGGAGCTGCTGGTGGACGGCTCGACAGGCGTATACCTGCTGCACGGCGAGCAGCTCGGGACCGACGAGTCCCGTCCGCTGTTGGGCAAGCCCACGCCCTGTGTGGGCCGCGCCCAGGAGCTGGCCCTCCTCGACTTCACCTTCACCTCCAGCATCGAGGAGCCCGGCGCCCGCGCCCTCCTGGTGACGGCGCCTCCAGGCACGGGCAAGTCCCGGCTGAGGCACGAGTTCCTGCGCCGCATCGAGCGCAAGGCGCCCGAGACCCTGGTGCTGCTCGGACGCGGCGACCCCATGAGCGTCGGCGCCACCACCAACCTGATGGGACAGGCGCTGCGGCGCCTGTGTGGCACCTCGGAGGCGTCCAACCTGGAGGTGCGCCGCCAGCGGCTGTACCAGCGCGTGTCGCGGCACGTGCACCCCTCCGAGGCCCAGGAGAACGCCGATTTCCTCGGAGAGCTGTGCGCCATTCCCTTCCCCGAGAAGCAAAGCCCCCGGTTGCGCGCGGCCCGGCAGGATCCTCGGCTGGTGACCATGTACCTGGCACAGGCGGAAGCCTATCTGGCCCAGGACGACGTCGGCGCGGGAGAGTCCGCCCTGCGCCAGGCCATCCGGTGTGTGTACACGCGCGCCTCCGACATCCCCGACCCCACCGCGCGAGAGCGCTTCCTGCATCAGGTGCCCGAGAACGCCCGCGCCCTCGAGCTGGCCCGTCAGCGCTGGGGCGACTCCGAACCAGGCTGA
- a CDS encoding VOC family protein yields the protein MTYTMTIPVLPCVSLDESLEFYRRLGFQQTYRQTTPNPYAVVEHDGAQLHFAGVKGLKPSEAYTTCLVIVPEVERLHQVFAEALRAVFGKLPVSGFPRISRMRKGQSRFTVVDPSGNSVIFIRREAPDDYDEGQKPHSSSRLGKALRAAARLRDFKGDDLAAAKVLDVALARKEPALPIERARALAARAELAIALGDEACARTAREELQRLSLSDEEREQFREELEAADTLARTQR from the coding sequence GTGACCTACACGATGACGATTCCGGTGCTTCCCTGTGTTTCCCTCGACGAGTCGCTGGAGTTCTACCGGCGCCTCGGGTTCCAGCAGACCTACCGGCAGACCACGCCGAATCCGTATGCAGTCGTCGAGCACGATGGGGCTCAACTTCACTTCGCTGGCGTGAAGGGGCTGAAGCCATCGGAGGCGTACACCACGTGCCTGGTGATCGTTCCGGAGGTCGAGCGGCTGCATCAGGTCTTCGCCGAGGCGCTCCGCGCTGTCTTCGGCAAGCTGCCGGTCTCGGGGTTCCCGCGCATCTCGCGCATGAGGAAGGGACAGAGTCGTTTCACCGTGGTCGATCCCTCTGGCAACTCCGTCATCTTCATCCGGCGGGAAGCGCCAGACGACTACGACGAGGGCCAGAAGCCACACTCCTCATCACGTCTCGGCAAGGCACTGCGCGCCGCGGCGCGGCTGCGTGACTTCAAAGGAGACGATCTCGCCGCCGCGAAGGTCCTCGATGTGGCGCTCGCTCGAAAGGAGCCGGCTCTACCCATTGAACGCGCGCGGGCGCTCGCCGCCCGGGCCGAGTTGGCCATCGCACTCGGGGACGAGGCATGCGCCCGGACCGCGAGGGAGGAGCTTCAGCGGCTCTCGCTCTCCGATGAGGAGCGCGAGCAATTCCGCGAGGAGCTCGAAGCAGCAGACACCCTGGCGCGAACGCAGCGTTGA